A single window of Usitatibacter rugosus DNA harbors:
- a CDS encoding EAL domain-containing protein — protein MPPSIAFNEHQLTSVFQPIYAVAQGELAGYEGLLRASAAPGRMIRINALIAGLNDAEIVSLDRTARTLHLRTFASVDPGTKTLFLNLHPVAALAEAGSAKAMRGRVGYFGLQPSRICFEILEGACADEGLLVDAVAACREMGFAVAMDDFGVERSNFDRVAALRPDYVKLDRTVLANAMGDAKARRVLPSLIDILHAAGSRVVVEGIEDSAGALIAIESGADYLQGFYFAPPSAQLHDDELTGRILRELLRMRGPSPAIMARLPGPPPAARRTSPTGDSLVSYREPPFETVE, from the coding sequence GTGCCGCCCTCCATCGCATTCAACGAGCACCAGCTCACTTCCGTATTCCAGCCGATCTACGCCGTGGCCCAGGGCGAGCTCGCCGGGTACGAAGGGCTGCTGCGCGCCAGCGCCGCCCCCGGCCGCATGATCCGCATCAACGCGCTCATCGCCGGCCTGAACGACGCCGAGATCGTTTCCCTCGACCGCACCGCGCGCACGCTGCACCTGCGCACCTTTGCTTCGGTCGACCCGGGTACCAAAACCCTTTTCCTGAACCTGCACCCCGTGGCCGCGCTCGCCGAGGCCGGCAGCGCCAAGGCCATGCGCGGGCGCGTGGGGTACTTCGGCCTCCAGCCGTCGCGCATCTGCTTCGAGATCCTCGAGGGCGCGTGCGCCGACGAGGGCCTGCTGGTCGACGCCGTTGCCGCCTGCCGCGAGATGGGCTTCGCGGTGGCGATGGACGACTTCGGCGTGGAGCGCTCCAATTTCGACCGTGTCGCGGCCCTGCGCCCCGACTACGTGAAGCTCGACCGCACGGTGCTGGCCAACGCCATGGGCGACGCCAAGGCGCGCCGCGTGCTGCCGTCCCTGATCGACATCCTCCACGCCGCGGGTTCGCGCGTCGTGGTCGAGGGCATCGAGGACTCCGCCGGGGCGCTGATTGCCATCGAGTCGGGTGCGGACTACCTCCAGGGCTTCTACTTCGCGCCGCCCTCGGCCCAGCTGCACGACGACGAGCTCACCGGGCGGATCCTGCGCGAGCTGCTGCGCATGCGCGGCCCGTCGCCGGCCATCATGGCGCGCCTTCCGGGTCCTCCCCCGGCGGCTCGTCGGACCTCTCCCACAGGCGATTCGCTCGTTTCCTACAGAGAACCCCCCTTCGAAACGGTTGAATGA
- a CDS encoding ferritin-like domain-containing protein, producing the protein MNDQSQIQKRVMPDVETLRRDARKHIEDGAVTPTYIGNREEVVKLLNEALATELICVLRYRHDYFVARGIKAKIAAEEFLEHSNEEQGHADQIAERIVQLGGEPDMDPARLKERAHAEYRPSTQLKDMIKENLIAERIAIDSYRAMINYIGDDDTTTKRMLEGILAVEEEHADDLSDLLADLS; encoded by the coding sequence ATGAACGACCAGTCTCAGATACAGAAGCGGGTGATGCCCGACGTCGAGACCCTGCGCCGCGACGCTCGCAAGCACATCGAGGACGGGGCGGTGACCCCCACGTACATCGGCAATCGCGAGGAAGTCGTGAAGCTGCTGAACGAGGCGCTCGCGACCGAGCTCATCTGCGTTCTGCGCTATCGCCACGACTACTTCGTCGCCCGCGGCATCAAGGCCAAGATCGCGGCGGAGGAATTCCTCGAGCATTCCAACGAGGAGCAGGGCCACGCCGACCAGATCGCCGAGCGCATCGTCCAGCTGGGCGGTGAGCCGGACATGGACCCGGCCCGCCTGAAGGAGCGCGCGCACGCCGAGTACCGGCCGAGCACGCAGCTGAAGGACATGATCAAGGAAAACCTCATCGCCGAGCGCATCGCGATCGACAGCTACCGCGCGATGATCAACTACATCGGCGACGACGACACCACGACCAAGCGGATGCTCGAAGGCATCCTCGCCGTCGAGGAAGAGCACGCCGACGACCTCTCGGACCTCCTGGCCGATCTCTCCTGA
- a CDS encoding Crp/Fnr family transcriptional regulator, with amino-acid sequence MNDRVKADASLVLSPEELAEITRHAVARTFRPRTVLVSEGENTDALYIIVEGKARAYVGDASGREVVLSIMGPGEYFGEIAFDEGPRSASVITLETCKMLVVPRAEFAEFIKTNPAFAMSFIRKLIHQVRVLTENVRSLALMDAYGRVARLLLDSAVTNDGVQYIPERLTQAEIASRVGCSREMVSRIFKDLVQGNYISVETDRIVIHRKPPARW; translated from the coding sequence ATGAACGACCGCGTCAAGGCAGACGCCAGCCTGGTCCTCAGTCCCGAGGAGCTCGCCGAGATCACGCGCCACGCCGTCGCGCGGACCTTCCGCCCGCGCACGGTGCTGGTGAGCGAGGGCGAGAACACCGACGCCCTCTACATCATCGTCGAGGGCAAGGCGCGCGCCTACGTGGGAGACGCCAGCGGGCGCGAGGTGGTGCTGTCCATCATGGGACCGGGGGAGTACTTCGGCGAGATCGCCTTCGACGAGGGGCCGCGCTCGGCCTCCGTGATCACGCTCGAGACCTGCAAGATGCTGGTCGTGCCGCGCGCGGAGTTCGCGGAGTTCATCAAGACCAACCCCGCCTTCGCCATGAGCTTCATCCGCAAGCTCATCCACCAGGTGCGCGTGCTCACCGAGAACGTGCGCAGCCTAGCACTCATGGACGCCTACGGCCGCGTCGCGCGGCTGCTGCTGGACAGCGCCGTCACCAACGACGGCGTGCAGTACATCCCGGAACGCCTCACGCAGGCGGAGATCGCGAGCCGCGTGGGTTGCTCCCGCGAGATGGTGAGCCGGATCTTCAAGGACCTCGTGCAGGGGAACTACATCTCGGTCGAGACCGACCGGATCGTGATCCACCGGAAGCCTCCGGCTCGCTGGTAG
- a CDS encoding PilT/PilU family type 4a pilus ATPase: MEREQSLKFMHDLLRALIARRGSDLFITAGFPPAMKVDGKVTPVSQQSLSPVHSQELCRSIMTDKQAAEFEATNECNFAISPSGIGRFRVNAFVQQGRVGIVLRTITTTIPKFDDLGLPHVLKDVAMTKRGLVIFVGGTGSGKSTSLAAMIGHRNENSYGHIITIEDPVEYVHEHNNCIITQREVGVDTDNWFAALKNTLRQAPDVILIGEIRERETMEFAIAFAETGHLCMSTLHANSANQALDRIINFFPEERRAQLLMDLSLNLKAIISQRLIPKKATKGRVAAIEILLNSPLMSDLIFKGEVHEMKALVARSRELGMQTFDQALFDLFEADMITFEDALRNADSVNDLRLKIKLESKNAKNRDLGSGLEHLEIVK, translated from the coding sequence ATGGAACGCGAACAGTCACTCAAGTTCATGCACGACCTGCTGCGCGCCCTGATCGCGCGCCGTGGCTCCGATCTCTTCATCACCGCGGGCTTTCCCCCGGCGATGAAGGTGGACGGCAAGGTGACGCCCGTGTCCCAGCAGAGCCTGTCGCCGGTGCACTCGCAGGAGCTGTGCCGCTCGATCATGACGGACAAGCAGGCGGCCGAATTCGAAGCCACCAACGAGTGCAACTTCGCGATCTCGCCCTCGGGCATCGGCCGCTTCCGCGTGAATGCGTTCGTGCAGCAGGGCCGCGTCGGCATCGTGCTTCGCACCATCACCACGACCATCCCCAAGTTCGACGACCTGGGCCTGCCCCACGTGCTGAAGGACGTGGCGATGACCAAGCGCGGCCTGGTGATCTTCGTGGGCGGCACGGGCTCGGGCAAGTCGACCTCGCTCGCCGCGATGATCGGCCACCGCAACGAGAACAGCTACGGCCACATCATCACCATCGAGGACCCGGTCGAATACGTCCACGAGCACAACAACTGCATCATCACGCAGCGCGAAGTGGGCGTGGACACCGACAACTGGTTCGCCGCGCTCAAGAACACGCTGCGCCAGGCGCCCGACGTGATCCTCATCGGCGAGATCCGCGAGAGGGAGACGATGGAGTTCGCCATCGCCTTCGCGGAAACCGGCCACCTGTGCATGTCCACGCTGCACGCCAACAGCGCCAACCAGGCGCTGGACCGGATCATCAACTTCTTCCCCGAAGAGCGCCGCGCCCAGCTGCTGATGGACTTGTCGCTGAACTTGAAGGCCATCATCTCGCAGCGCCTGATCCCCAAGAAGGCCACCAAGGGCCGCGTGGCCGCGATCGAGATCCTGCTCAACTCGCCGCTCATGTCGGACCTCATCTTCAAGGGCGAGGTGCACGAGATGAAGGCACTCGTGGCCCGCAGCCGCGAGCTCGGCATGCAGACCTTCGACCAGGCGCTCTTCGACCTCTTCGAGGCCGACATGATCACCTTCGAAGACGCGCTGCGGAATGCGGACTCGGTCAACGACCTTCGCCTGAAGATCAAGCTCGAGAGCAAGAACGCGAAGAACCGCGACCTCGGCTCCGGCCTGGAGCACCTCGAGATCGTGAAGTGA
- a CDS encoding type IV pilus twitching motility protein PilT has translation MDIAELLAFSVKNKASDLHLSAGLPPMIRVHGDVRRINVPPLEHKDVHGMVYDIMNDSQRKVYEETLEVDFSFEIPNLARFRVNAFNQNRGAGAVFRTIPSKVLTLEDLNAPKIFKEIANQPRGLVLVTGPTGSGKSTTLAAMVNDVNETEYGHILTVEDPIEFVHEAKKCLINQREVGPHTLSFSNALRSALREDPDIILVGEMRDLETIRLAMTAAETGHLVFGTLHTSSAAKTVDRIIDVFPAAEKEMIRAMLSESLRAVISQTLCKTKDGTGRVAAHEIMIGTPAIRNLIREAKVAQMYSAIQTGGNIGMQTLDQNLQDLVKRNLISVPEAKTKAANKDAFIG, from the coding sequence ATGGATATCGCAGAGCTTCTCGCCTTTTCGGTCAAGAACAAGGCTTCCGACCTTCACCTCTCCGCCGGCCTGCCGCCGATGATCCGCGTGCACGGCGACGTGCGGCGCATCAACGTGCCCCCGCTCGAGCACAAGGACGTGCACGGGATGGTGTACGACATCATGAACGACTCGCAGCGCAAGGTGTACGAGGAAACGCTGGAGGTCGACTTCAGCTTCGAGATCCCCAACCTCGCGCGCTTCCGCGTCAACGCGTTCAACCAGAACCGCGGCGCCGGTGCTGTGTTCCGGACCATTCCGTCGAAGGTCCTCACGCTCGAGGACCTGAACGCCCCCAAGATCTTCAAGGAAATCGCCAACCAGCCGCGCGGCCTGGTGCTGGTGACGGGCCCGACGGGCTCGGGCAAGTCCACGACGCTGGCCGCCATGGTCAACGACGTGAACGAGACCGAATACGGCCACATCCTCACCGTCGAGGACCCGATCGAATTCGTGCACGAGGCGAAGAAGTGCCTCATCAACCAGCGCGAGGTCGGACCGCACACGCTGTCGTTCTCCAACGCGCTTCGCAGCGCCCTTCGCGAGGACCCGGACATCATCCTCGTGGGCGAGATGCGAGATCTGGAAACCATCCGCCTCGCCATGACGGCCGCCGAAACGGGCCACCTGGTGTTCGGCACGCTGCACACGTCCTCGGCCGCCAAGACCGTGGACCGCATCATCGACGTCTTCCCGGCGGCGGAAAAGGAAATGATCCGAGCGATGCTGTCGGAATCGCTGCGCGCGGTGATCTCGCAAACGCTCTGCAAGACCAAGGACGGCACGGGTCGCGTCGCGGCGCACGAGATCATGATCGGCACGCCCGCGATCCGGAACCTCATTCGCGAGGCGAAGGTCGCGCAGATGTACTCCGCGATCCAGACCGGCGGCAACATCGGGATGCAGACGCTCGACCAGAACCTGCAGGACCTCGTGAAGCGCAACCTCATCTCGGTCCCCGAGGCCAAGACGAAGGCCGCCAACAAGGATGCGTTCATCGGATAA
- a CDS encoding YggS family pyridoxal phosphate-dependent enzyme, with the protein MSPIAANLQAVRRRISEALQGDRREVRLVAVSKTRSSGTIREALDAGCRDFGENYVQEALPKVAALSGSGATWHFIGPLQGNKAKDVAQAFDWCHSIDRLKIAEALSRHRPPGMAPLEACIQVNISREATKSGVEAAEALPLAAAVARLPGLRLRGLMGIATPDVGPERQRKEFALLRGLLEDLRAEGHEVDTLSMGMTQDLEAAIAEGATMVRIGTAIFGERERKHPA; encoded by the coding sequence ATGTCCCCAATCGCCGCCAACCTGCAAGCCGTCCGGCGGCGCATTTCCGAGGCTTTACAAGGGGATAGGCGCGAAGTTCGCCTTGTCGCCGTGTCCAAGACGCGCTCTTCCGGGACGATACGCGAAGCCCTCGACGCCGGGTGCCGCGACTTCGGCGAAAACTATGTGCAGGAAGCCCTACCCAAGGTAGCCGCCCTTTCGGGCTCCGGAGCGACCTGGCATTTCATCGGGCCGCTGCAGGGCAACAAGGCGAAGGACGTCGCCCAGGCGTTCGATTGGTGCCACAGCATCGACCGCCTGAAGATCGCCGAAGCGCTCTCGCGCCACCGGCCGCCGGGCATGGCGCCGCTGGAGGCGTGCATCCAGGTGAACATCAGCCGCGAGGCGACGAAGAGCGGCGTGGAAGCCGCCGAGGCGTTGCCGCTCGCCGCCGCCGTCGCCAGGCTCCCGGGCCTGCGCCTGCGGGGACTGATGGGCATCGCCACACCCGACGTGGGTCCCGAACGGCAGCGCAAGGAGTTCGCGCTGTTGCGAGGCCTGCTCGAGGATCTGCGCGCCGAAGGCCACGAAGTCGATACCCTGTCGATGGGCATGACGCAGGATCTCGAGGCCGCGATCGCGGAGGGTGCGACGATGGTGCGGATCGGCACGGCAATCTTCGGCGAACGCGAAAGGAAGCACCCGGCATGA
- the proC gene encoding pyrroline-5-carboxylate reductase produces MKVAFIGGGNMAAAIVGGLVAKGTRGEDLLVVEPNAKARATLAKDYGVNAVEAPGEELSHAEAIVLAVKPQVMREAAASIKPYVNRAVVISIAAGIRLGDLSRWLGGYARLVRTMPNTPALVHAGVTGLYADPAVSEGDRRLADTLMNAVGATVWFDKETDLDAVVAVSGSGPAYVFFAMESLEAAARELGLAPEKARTLALWTFVGAAKLAIERNEDPAKLRANVTSKGGTTERAISVMEASYVREKIMEAVKAAAQRSRELGDEFGKD; encoded by the coding sequence ATGAAGGTGGCATTCATCGGCGGCGGCAACATGGCCGCGGCGATCGTGGGCGGCCTCGTGGCCAAGGGCACGCGCGGGGAGGACCTCCTCGTGGTCGAGCCCAACGCGAAGGCGCGCGCGACGCTCGCGAAGGATTACGGCGTGAACGCCGTCGAGGCTCCGGGCGAGGAGCTCTCGCACGCCGAGGCGATCGTCCTCGCGGTGAAGCCGCAGGTGATGCGCGAGGCCGCGGCGTCGATCAAGCCGTACGTGAATCGCGCGGTCGTGATCTCCATCGCCGCGGGCATCCGCCTGGGCGATCTCTCGCGCTGGCTCGGGGGCTACGCGCGTCTCGTGCGCACGATGCCCAACACGCCGGCGCTGGTGCATGCCGGAGTCACGGGCCTTTATGCGGACCCGGCCGTTTCCGAAGGCGACCGCCGCCTCGCCGACACACTGATGAACGCCGTGGGCGCCACCGTGTGGTTCGACAAGGAGACCGACCTCGATGCCGTCGTCGCCGTCTCGGGCAGCGGCCCGGCCTACGTCTTCTTCGCGATGGAGTCGCTCGAAGCGGCGGCGCGCGAGCTGGGCCTGGCACCCGAGAAGGCGCGCACGCTCGCCCTCTGGACCTTCGTCGGCGCGGCCAAGCTCGCCATCGAACGCAACGAAGATCCGGCAAAGCTCCGCGCCAACGTGACTTCGAAGGGCGGCACCACGGAGCGCGCCATCTCCGTGATGGAAGCCTCGTACGTTCGCGAGAAGATCATGGAAGCCGTGAAGGCCGCCGCGCAGCGCTCGCGCGAGCTGGGCGACGAGTTCGGGAAGGACTGA
- a CDS encoding YggT family protein gives MLIPAIKFVVETLFNLFILSALLRFWMQVLRAPARNPIAQFTMALTDFAVKPLRRIVPGLFGLDLASLIVAWLAEFVLLVILLLLDDLPLAQYPAALTPVFLWAFVKLVRLSVYIVLGAVFIQAILSWVNPYHPVMPFFDALTRPFLKPFRKMVPLIGGVDITPILVLILGQLILMIPVTWLEEACRVTTLRMLAGY, from the coding sequence ATGCTCATCCCCGCCATCAAGTTCGTCGTCGAGACGCTCTTCAACCTGTTCATCCTCTCGGCGCTGCTGCGCTTCTGGATGCAGGTGCTGAGGGCGCCCGCCCGCAACCCGATCGCGCAGTTCACGATGGCGCTCACGGATTTCGCCGTGAAGCCGCTGCGCCGCATCGTGCCGGGCCTCTTCGGCCTCGACCTGGCCTCGCTCATCGTCGCGTGGCTCGCGGAGTTCGTGCTGCTGGTGATCCTGCTGTTGCTGGACGACCTGCCGCTGGCGCAATACCCGGCGGCGCTCACTCCCGTATTCCTGTGGGCCTTCGTGAAGCTGGTGCGCCTTTCGGTCTACATCGTCCTGGGTGCAGTGTTCATCCAGGCGATCCTCTCGTGGGTGAATCCCTACCACCCGGTGATGCCGTTCTTCGACGCCCTCACGCGCCCCTTCCTGAAGCCCTTCCGGAAGATGGTGCCGCTGATCGGCGGCGTGGACATCACGCCGATCCTGGTGCTGATCCTCGGCCAGCTGATCCTCATGATCCCCGTCACCTGGCTGGAAGAGGCCTGCAGGGTCACCACGCTGAGGATGCTGGCGGGCTACTAG